Proteins encoded within one genomic window of Polaribacter sp. NJDZ03:
- the rplW gene encoding 50S ribosomal protein L23 — protein sequence MSILIKPIITEKATNDSEVYNRFTFIVDKKANKLEIKGAVEATYGVSILSVKTLNYPIQRNTKFTKKGLVTGIKSGYKKAVVQVAEGESIDFYNNL from the coding sequence ATGAGTATTTTAATAAAACCTATTATCACGGAAAAAGCAACAAATGATAGCGAAGTATATAATCGCTTTACATTTATTGTAGATAAAAAAGCTAATAAATTAGAAATCAAAGGAGCTGTTGAAGCAACTTATGGTGTTTCTATTTTAAGCGTTAAGACTTTAAACTATCCAATACAAAGAAATACTAAGTTTACTAAAAAAGGTTTAGTTACTGGTATTAAAAGTGGATACAAAAAGGCTGTCGTTCAAGTAGCAGAAGGAGAAAGCATTGATTTTTATAACAATCTTTAA